In a genomic window of Streptomyces noursei ATCC 11455:
- a CDS encoding MFS transporter, protein MTGTNDASRIRDTAAGTAAGYPAAVPAKRWVYVIPVAAIMYMLAYLDRNNVSVVLPYMHGDLDLSNADKGLAGGIFFLGYVFLQIPAAVLAQRWSARKTVLILMVAWGLSAVLSGLVQTRAQFYAARFVLGFFEGGVWPAVLILLASWFPLRERARANALWMACLPLSSVLMAPLSGWMLDHAGWRWVLVLQGLPPLVWAVVWWFAVADRPAQARWISSAEADHLARTIAADEAAKPVAGGGSYLGAVRQPSVLVLIGVYFFWITGFYGFSLWLPAVIKELTHNGSATEVGLLTAVPFTVALVAMIANAAWSDRTGRRRQAVALPLVVGIVALLLGQAVHGALPRMLLLCVTAAAVYAPYGPFWAIPGQLLRFEVVAVAMGLINALGNLGGFAGPYLVGWLTDATGTSLTGFAVLAGFLAVAVILVTLGLRPVPAPPRDRSGDAPA, encoded by the coding sequence ATGACGGGGACGAACGACGCTTCGCGGATCCGCGACACGGCGGCCGGTACCGCCGCCGGGTACCCGGCGGCGGTACCGGCCAAGCGCTGGGTCTATGTCATCCCGGTGGCCGCGATCATGTACATGCTGGCCTACCTCGACCGCAACAACGTCTCCGTCGTCCTCCCGTACATGCACGGCGACCTGGACCTCTCCAACGCCGACAAGGGCCTGGCCGGCGGCATCTTCTTCCTCGGCTACGTCTTCCTGCAGATCCCGGCGGCGGTCCTCGCCCAGCGCTGGAGCGCCCGGAAGACCGTCCTGATCCTGATGGTCGCCTGGGGCCTGTCCGCGGTCCTGTCCGGCCTGGTGCAGACCCGCGCCCAGTTCTACGCCGCGCGGTTCGTGCTGGGCTTCTTCGAGGGCGGTGTCTGGCCGGCCGTCCTCATCCTGCTCGCCTCGTGGTTCCCGCTCCGCGAGCGGGCCCGCGCCAACGCGCTGTGGATGGCCTGTCTGCCGCTGTCGTCGGTGCTGATGGCGCCGCTGTCCGGCTGGATGCTCGACCACGCAGGCTGGCGCTGGGTGCTCGTCCTCCAGGGGCTGCCGCCGCTGGTGTGGGCGGTGGTCTGGTGGTTCGCCGTCGCCGACCGTCCCGCCCAGGCCCGCTGGATCTCCTCCGCGGAGGCCGACCACCTGGCCCGGACCATCGCCGCCGACGAGGCCGCCAAGCCCGTGGCGGGCGGCGGTTCCTACCTCGGCGCGGTCCGGCAGCCGTCGGTCCTGGTCCTCATCGGGGTCTACTTCTTCTGGATCACCGGTTTCTACGGTTTCAGCCTCTGGCTGCCCGCCGTCATCAAGGAGCTCACCCACAACGGCTCCGCCACCGAGGTCGGGCTGCTGACCGCGGTCCCGTTCACCGTCGCGCTCGTGGCGATGATCGCCAACGCCGCCTGGTCGGACCGCACCGGCCGACGGCGGCAGGCGGTCGCCCTGCCCCTGGTCGTGGGCATCGTCGCGCTGCTGCTCGGTCAGGCGGTGCACGGCGCGCTGCCGCGGATGCTGCTGCTGTGCGTCACGGCCGCCGCGGTCTACGCGCCCTACGGCCCCTTCTGGGCGATCCCCGGCCAGCTGCTCCGCTTCGAGGTGGTGGCCGTGGCGATGGGGCTGATCAACGCGCTCGGCAACCTCGGCGGTTTCGCCGGTCCGTACCTGGTCGGCTGGCTCACGGATGCCACCGGGACCAGTCTGACCGGCTTCGCGGTGCTCGCCGGCTTCCTGGCGGTGGCCGTCATTCTGGTGACGCTCGGGCTGCGACCGGTCCCCGCACCGCCCCGTGACCGTTCCGGGGACGCCCCGGCGTAG
- a CDS encoding SpoIIE family protein phosphatase, translating to MAGRYGRPRSVLRMRTVAGQVFLLQVAIVVLLVAAAIVALVLQSGTDAEREARNRSVAVAETFANSPGLEEALKSPDPTAVLQPRAEAARKGSQVDFLVVMSTHGIRYTHPLPDRIGKKFVGTIGPALAGKVVTEKITGTIGPLVQAVVPVIGHDGKVVGLVSAGITISKVSGVVDDQFPLLFGVAAGVLLLTTGGTALVSRRLRRQTHGLGPEEMTRMYEHHDAVLHAVREGVIIVRGDGRLVLANDEARRLLDLPPDVEGRQVAELGLDPATALLLESGRIVTDEVHPVGDRLLAVNQRSTERAGGPPGSVTTLRDTTELRALTGRADLARGRLKLLYDAGAEIGTTLDVVRTCEELARFGAERFSDLVTVDLAESVLSGEEPATGPAIEMRRTAVAGEVPNGSLYPVGEPMRFASTTVLGTRLPAGEPVLEADLAAFSGWQRQDPERARQIVAHGIHSLIAVPLRARGVILGVVLFWRSHTPEAFDDEDLSLAEELVARAAVSLDNARRYTREHTMAVTLQRSLLPRALPDQNAVEAAFRYLPAQAGIGGLGGVGGDWFDIIPLPGTRVALVVGDVVGHGLHAAATMGRLRTAVHNFANLDVPPDELLWHLDELVTRIDQDEGAEGTGNGPKAPVTGATCLYAIYDPVTGACTMARAGHVQPLLLRPDGGAEFVEVPGGPPLGLGGMPFDTCRLELPEGSRLVLYTDGLVEDRARDIDEGMALLRRTLGGHPGRTPEDTCEAALDALLPDHPVDDIALLVARTRRLAAAQIADWEVPADPSAVAQVRAAAVRKLIEWGLADEAFTTELILSELVTNAIRYASGPIHVRLIRDSSLICEVADHSSTSPHLRHAATTDEGGRGLFLIAQLAERWGTRYTGDGKVIWTEQALADADRASQAPGDHGY from the coding sequence ATGGCCGGACGCTACGGCCGCCCGCGTTCGGTTCTGAGGATGCGAACTGTCGCTGGTCAGGTCTTTCTCCTGCAAGTGGCGATCGTGGTCTTGCTCGTCGCCGCCGCCATCGTGGCCCTGGTGCTGCAGTCCGGGACCGACGCGGAACGGGAGGCCCGGAACCGCTCGGTCGCCGTGGCCGAGACCTTCGCCAACTCCCCCGGCCTGGAGGAGGCGCTCAAGAGCCCCGACCCCACGGCCGTGCTCCAGCCACGGGCCGAGGCCGCCCGAAAGGGCTCGCAGGTCGACTTCCTCGTCGTCATGAGCACCCACGGCATCCGCTACACCCACCCGCTCCCCGACCGGATCGGCAAGAAGTTCGTCGGCACCATCGGGCCCGCGCTGGCCGGCAAGGTGGTCACCGAGAAGATCACCGGCACCATCGGCCCGCTCGTCCAGGCGGTGGTGCCCGTCATCGGTCACGACGGCAAGGTCGTCGGCCTGGTCTCCGCGGGCATCACCATCAGCAAGGTCAGCGGCGTCGTCGACGATCAGTTCCCGCTGCTGTTCGGCGTCGCGGCCGGCGTGCTGCTGCTGACCACCGGCGGCACCGCGCTGGTCAGCCGACGGCTGCGGCGGCAGACCCACGGGCTGGGGCCGGAAGAGATGACGCGGATGTACGAGCACCACGACGCGGTGCTGCACGCCGTCCGGGAAGGAGTGATCATCGTCCGCGGCGACGGGCGACTGGTGCTCGCCAACGACGAGGCCCGACGGCTGCTCGACCTCCCGCCCGACGTCGAGGGCCGCCAGGTCGCCGAGCTGGGGCTCGACCCGGCCACCGCGCTGCTGCTGGAGTCCGGCCGGATCGTCACCGACGAGGTGCACCCGGTCGGGGACCGGCTGCTCGCGGTCAACCAGCGCTCCACCGAACGCGCCGGTGGCCCGCCCGGCAGCGTCACCACCCTCCGCGACACCACCGAACTCCGGGCCCTGACCGGCCGCGCCGACCTCGCCCGCGGCCGGCTGAAGCTGCTCTACGACGCCGGCGCCGAGATCGGCACCACCCTCGACGTGGTGCGCACCTGCGAGGAACTGGCCCGGTTCGGCGCCGAGCGGTTCAGCGATCTCGTCACCGTCGACCTGGCCGAGTCGGTGCTGAGCGGCGAGGAGCCCGCCACCGGGCCGGCCATCGAGATGCGCCGCACCGCCGTCGCCGGCGAGGTGCCCAACGGGTCGCTCTACCCGGTCGGCGAGCCGATGCGGTTCGCGTCCACCACCGTGCTCGGCACCCGGCTGCCGGCCGGCGAACCGGTCCTGGAGGCCGACCTCGCCGCGTTCTCCGGCTGGCAGCGGCAGGACCCCGAGCGCGCCCGGCAGATCGTCGCGCACGGCATCCACTCGTTGATCGCGGTGCCGCTGCGGGCCCGCGGGGTGATCCTCGGCGTGGTCCTCTTCTGGCGCTCGCACACCCCCGAGGCGTTCGACGACGAGGACCTCTCGCTGGCCGAGGAACTGGTCGCCCGCGCCGCGGTGAGCCTCGACAACGCCCGCCGCTACACCCGCGAGCACACCATGGCGGTCACCCTCCAGCGCAGCCTGCTGCCGCGCGCCCTGCCGGACCAGAACGCCGTCGAGGCCGCCTTCCGCTATCTGCCCGCGCAGGCCGGGATCGGGGGGCTGGGCGGCGTCGGCGGCGACTGGTTCGACATCATCCCGCTGCCCGGCACCCGGGTCGCGCTGGTCGTCGGCGACGTCGTCGGGCACGGTCTGCACGCCGCCGCCACGATGGGCCGGCTGCGCACCGCGGTCCACAACTTCGCCAACCTCGACGTCCCGCCCGACGAGCTGCTGTGGCACCTCGACGAGCTGGTCACCCGCATCGACCAGGACGAGGGCGCGGAGGGCACCGGCAACGGTCCCAAGGCCCCGGTCACCGGCGCCACCTGCCTCTACGCCATCTACGACCCGGTCACCGGCGCCTGCACCATGGCCCGCGCCGGGCACGTCCAGCCGCTGCTGCTGCGGCCGGACGGCGGCGCGGAGTTCGTCGAGGTGCCCGGCGGCCCGCCGCTCGGGCTCGGCGGGATGCCCTTCGACACCTGCCGGCTGGAACTCCCCGAGGGCAGCCGCCTCGTCCTCTACACCGACGGGCTCGTCGAGGACCGCGCCCGCGACATCGACGAGGGCATGGCGCTGCTGCGCCGCACCCTCGGCGGCCACCCCGGTCGGACCCCGGAGGACACCTGCGAGGCGGCGCTCGACGCGCTGCTGCCGGACCACCCGGTCGACGACATCGCCCTGCTGGTCGCCCGCACCCGACGGCTGGCCGCCGCGCAGATCGCCGACTGGGAGGTACCCGCCGACCCGTCCGCGGTCGCCCAGGTGCGCGCCGCGGCGGTCCGCAAACTGATCGAGTGGGGGCTGGCCGACGAGGCGTTCACCACCGAGCTGATCCTCAGCGAGCTGGTCACCAACGCCATCCGCTACGCCTCCGGCCCGATCCACGTCCGGCTGATCCGCGACTCCTCGCTGATCTGCGAGGTCGCCGACCACAGCAGCACCTCCCCGCACCTGCGGCACGCCGCCACCACCGACGAGGGCGGTCGCGGCCTCTTCCTGATCGCGCAGCTGGCCGAGCGGTGGGGCACCCGCTACACGGGCGACGGCAAGGTGATCTGGACCGAGCAGGCGCTGGCCGACGCGGACCGGGCTTCGCAGGCACCGGGCGATCACGGCTACTGA
- a CDS encoding APC family permease — MTDMPTTPVATATAAPKSRPATPADSPKLTRSIGVVGGTLLTLSCLTPASSLFVIVPDSFATLGTGTALTIAIAAVLCVGVAFTYSELGTLIPSSGGEYAMVGTLMGRLAGWLVFVLSLIVVMIVPPIIALGTADYLAPLVHLDKQMTAAAVMLLATAMGLLDLRANAWITGIFLVLEVVAAAVVAFLGFSHTQRSATTLIHPVMDAGHGTSTAVTGGLIVAGLATALFILQGFSTAVYLAEEMENPRRNVSRTVLWTLAIGAAVVLVPVVAITLGAPDLATLGAGNLAGMVQGWSNSAVGTFVSLCIALAIINAAIVMVIQNSRVVFSSARDAAWPTPVNRIFSHVGKRFGSPWAATLAVGVPGAALCFVTLDTLNEVTGVAVAGMYVFVALGALVSRRGEHKHRLAWRMPLWPVVPALIVIVLAWVLCQQSAESLLITGGVIAVAGVYWAVYLRPRQDSHWVISVPEDEMAGTTETTEPARP; from the coding sequence ATGACCGATATGCCCACCACGCCAGTTGCCACCGCCACCGCAGCGCCGAAGAGCCGGCCCGCGACACCGGCGGACAGTCCCAAACTCACCCGGTCGATCGGTGTGGTCGGCGGCACCCTGCTCACCCTGTCCTGCCTGACCCCGGCATCCTCGCTGTTCGTGATCGTGCCGGACTCGTTCGCCACCCTCGGCACCGGTACGGCACTGACCATCGCGATCGCGGCGGTGCTGTGCGTGGGAGTGGCGTTCACCTACTCCGAGCTGGGCACCCTGATCCCCAGCTCCGGCGGTGAGTACGCCATGGTCGGCACCCTGATGGGCCGGCTGGCCGGCTGGCTGGTCTTCGTGCTCTCCCTGATCGTCGTCATGATCGTGCCCCCGATCATCGCGCTGGGCACCGCCGACTACCTCGCCCCGCTGGTGCACCTGGACAAGCAGATGACGGCCGCCGCGGTCATGCTGCTGGCCACCGCCATGGGCCTGCTCGACCTGCGCGCCAACGCCTGGATCACCGGCATCTTCCTCGTACTGGAAGTGGTGGCCGCCGCGGTCGTGGCGTTCCTCGGCTTCAGCCACACGCAGCGGTCCGCGACCACCCTCATCCACCCCGTCATGGACGCCGGGCACGGCACCAGTACCGCGGTCACCGGCGGGCTGATCGTGGCCGGGCTCGCCACCGCGCTCTTCATCCTCCAGGGCTTCTCCACCGCCGTGTACCTGGCCGAGGAGATGGAGAACCCGCGGCGCAACGTCTCCCGCACCGTGCTGTGGACGCTCGCCATCGGCGCCGCCGTGGTCCTCGTCCCGGTCGTCGCCATCACCCTCGGCGCCCCCGACCTGGCGACCCTCGGCGCCGGCAACCTCGCCGGAATGGTCCAGGGCTGGAGCAACTCCGCCGTCGGCACCTTCGTCAGCCTGTGCATCGCCCTGGCGATCATCAACGCGGCGATCGTGATGGTGATCCAGAACTCCCGGGTGGTCTTCTCCTCCGCCCGCGACGCCGCCTGGCCGACCCCGGTCAACCGGATCTTCTCGCACGTCGGCAAGCGCTTCGGGTCACCCTGGGCGGCCACCCTCGCGGTCGGCGTCCCCGGCGCCGCGCTGTGCTTCGTCACCCTCGACACCCTCAACGAGGTGACCGGCGTGGCGGTGGCCGGCATGTACGTCTTCGTCGCGCTGGGCGCGTTGGTCTCCCGCCGAGGCGAGCACAAGCACCGGCTGGCCTGGCGGATGCCGCTGTGGCCGGTGGTCCCCGCGCTGATCGTGATCGTCCTGGCGTGGGTGCTGTGCCAGCAGAGCGCCGAAAGCCTGCTGATCACCGGCGGGGTGATCGCGGTGGCCGGCGTCTACTGGGCGGTCTACCTCCGCCCGCGACAGGACAGCCACTGGGTCATCTCGGTCCCGGAGGACGAAATGGCCGGAACCACGGAGACGACGGAACCGGCCCGACCCTGA